Genomic DNA from Indicator indicator isolate 239-I01 chromosome 39, UM_Iind_1.1, whole genome shotgun sequence:
CAGGGATCAAAATGCAGACCTTCAGATGCCTATTTTAGCAGATCTCCAACAAAGACTGATCTCACAGACAACACAGGATAGTGACAGATTATTACTCTGGAGTCAGAGCAACGTTTGAAGAATGGAACCCAGGTTAaagtgctggggagggaatcCAGCATTTGTGGGGAAGGCTGGAACTGTGTTAAAGATGGTCCTTGGGCAGTGCAGCCCAAGACCAGCAGGGTGAGAGCTGGAGGTGggaagggctggctgcaggtggcTGGGTGTGTTGGAGGTGGTCAGTAGAGGTACAGGGTGCCGTGGGGAGCTgcgaggctgcagcagaggcagggccaGGAGAACTGTGTTGCCAGGGCACAAGGCAGAGGAGCAAACTGGAGTGCCAGGGTAAGGGAGCCTCTTCCAACTGGGCAGCAATGCCAAAGGAAGCAAAGCAGGAATGTGTGGCgtgggcagctggcagggccTGAGTGGTTGCTGAAGTGACCACACGTGGTGAATCTTCCACCCTGACCTGGGTGGAAGAAGCCTTTCTGTGTTCCCTGGTCATCTGCCACCcgtgctgtgttctgctgtggcTACAGGAAGGGGCCAAAGAGTTCGCTGCGCTGCACAACCCCCGGTCCAAGTGCTCCGGGCGGCGCCGCCGCAGGCACCACCTGGTGGGAgcttcctgctccagcaccGCAGCGTCCGGCGCAGCGGAGACGAGGGAGGGCGACAGTGACCGTGACACGGGCAACGAGTGGGCCTCCAGCTCCTCGGGTACGGTGCCAGCCTAGAGACACCTTGTGCCCTCCAGCGGGGTGAGGACAGTGGCACCCTACAGCCAGAGCTCTCCCTGactcccctctgctcccatgcagGGCTGTGGAGTTTGGGGTTGGCAGAGTTGGTGTCTCCAGCTGGGCTTAGACAAACGCAAGGGACACaagaccctgccctgctgtgggttTCTCTGCCCTCTCTCAGGAAGCGGGAATGTTgccaagcaaagcaagagcttttCTGGGATCTGCAAAGccaagagccctcagctctgggCACCTTGCCTGCCTGAGTGCAAGGAAAGTGCCTGGGCAGCGCCAGCCCctgctgtggcacagagcagtgggcagggagctgTTGAGGTTGGGATTTGTCATGGACCTGCCAGGGGCGAATCTTTTCTTGATGCCACAGATGAGCTGTGAGCTTCCTTCTGCCATGCTGGGGGAAGTAGTGttgaccagggcagagtgagCTCCTGGGAGGCAGAGGGCTCCGCTGTGTCTGGGGCCCATCTTGGCTGGGGGGTCCCTCACTCTCAGGCCTCTCTAGTGCTGCTGCCCTGATTGTGGGGCAGCTGTGTAAAGGTGGCACAGTGGCTTTGGTCCTGGCCACCCCAGCTGGTACCAGCACTGGGCTGGCTGATTGGAGGCTGgagcctggggcaggagcacagtctggagctgcagggaggggatgAGGTGTCAGGCACATCAGAGGCACTCAGGAGCTGTGACATAGAGGTGCTGTGTTTGTCCTGACCCCTGCCTTCCCTGCCAGAGGCAAACTCCCGCTGCCAGACACCCACCAAGCAGAAGCTGatcccagcctcctcccagctgtTTGCAGTGGAGACATCACAGGAGCCAGTTGAGTGGACAGGAGCTGAGGAGTCCCTCTTCCGTGTCTTCCATGGGACCTATTTCAACAACTTCTGCTCcattgccaggctgctgggcaccaAGACCTGCAAGCAGGTGGGTGCCTGGTGAGGGCAGGCCCTGcagtgcccagcctggcagcaggagcagggctttgGCCGCTACTTGTCTATTGTCTTCTCTGCCACCAATGGCCTCAGGGAGTGCTTTGCCTCAGCACTTCTGGGAGTGGTGTCActttgcagcagtgctgctgtttgcagaagcagctcctcacctgcccgctgctgtcactgcctccAGTGCTTCGTGTGGGGGTGGGCACACTGGCAGGGCAACTGCTCTTGGCACCTATGGCCAGTGaaactgggagcagagctgctctgggactgGGACCGGGACCCTCTTGTGTGCTTGCTGCACTCTGTTGATGCTTGAGACAAAAGCAACCTGAGTGCAGtgagctgggctctgccctggctTTGTTCCCTGGCAGGTCTTTCAGTTTGCCGTCAAAGAATCGCTCATAACCAAGCTGCCAACCAATGAATTAATGAATCCGtcccagaagaagaaaaggaagcacaGGCAAGTGCTGGCCAGCCCTGGTTGGTTCTTCAGATGCCACCAGGGCCAATTCTGTGTGCCAGCACGTTCCTGGTAATCCTCATCTGGCTCCCATCTGCACACATCCTGCTGTCGTTCAGGGCTACgagggctgctggctgggggctgGCCCCTGGCCTGGCCCCCagtgctgtggctctgcagttctgcactcctgcagcagggctcagccctgctcagagGTTCCAtgtctgcagcagggctggcactgctgcctccatcctcagcacagctctgtggcttGTAACCTGCTGCTTGTGTGCTGATCCCAGTGTGCCCAGCATTAGTCTGGCTCTAGCAGTTGCCTTAACTTCTGCTGTAGCTGCTTTGTTCTGGCCTTTCCCTGCTCTATAGCTGCTGGTTATTAATTcatggcactgccaggcagcCTGGCATCAGCCATCTCCTGCTGCACTGCCTGGCGCTGCTGAGCCATCTGGGCAGCATTTCCTGGCCAGGCTCATGTGTCCCCTCAGatcctctctgcttctgttcCAGGCTGTGGGCTGCACACTGCAGAAAGATTCAGTTGAAGAAAGGTACTCAAAGAATCCACACATTCCCAGCTTCAAAGCCCTAGGCCTGCTGCTTTGAAACCTCTGCAGCATGCAGCTCCTACACCAGGCACTTCTCCTCCTGTTGCAGACAATTCACCTACCCAAGTGTACAACTACCAGCCCTGCGACCACCCTGAGCACCCTTGCGACAGCTCCTGCCCTTGCATCATGACCCAGAATTTCTGTGAGAAGTTCTGCCAGTGCAACCCAGACTGTAAGGAGCAACATGGGGCTCTGGGGTGGGAAAGCAGCCACCAGGGgagggtgcagggctggggctcgCTGCTTTACTCCTGCACtcactgccctgtgcagctgcagcataGCAGTCAGCTAAAGTCCACAGGGagactgctctgtgctgcctggggctgttggCAGCTGGGACATGAGCTGGATGCTCATCCATGTGTCTGCATCCAGCATCAGCAACCGTGGATGATTTCTCTGGGAGCAGGATCTGTGGCCACTAGTGGGAACTGGGTCGCTGCTCTGCCATGGTTGTTCTTCCTCTCTGGGATTCTGTTCCCAGCTCTGCAATGGGACAACCTCTcttgcccacactgctgggactCCTGAGGGTGGATTAATTAGGGGTTATGACACAGCTTGGAGCAGGAAGGACTACAGTGGCAGGGAGCAACTTCCAAGATTCTCTGTACTGCTCTTTTGTGTTTGCATTATCTGAGTAGTTTGTTTCCCAGCTGCACATGAGGAGCCCCACgaggcagagcagtgctcacagccctgcaggcaggcaggacccTGCTTaatgggagctgctgtgcaCCCAGAGTGTCTCTGGGTCATTGCAGTTCCAgggtgcccaggctgcccctCTCACTCACCTTGTCTTATGGTGCTCTTGGTGTGTGCTGTCCTGGTGACTTCAGGGGGCTGCAAGGTGACGTGGGGTTTTCTGTCTGCTGCCCAGAGTAGGATGAACATAGAGCTCTTTGCCAGCACAAAGGCATCTTGCACCTTCCCTTTGGCAGCATAGCGGTGAGCAGGCAACATGGCCTTGCTCATAGACAGGCTTTGTCCTGTGCCTGCCCAGGGGTAAAACTTGGCACGGGAGGAACCTTGGAAGGGCTGGGATACTACATGGCTCCACTGCCCTGATGGTGCCaagccctgggctgtgctgctgcaggtcagAACCGCTTCCCGGGCTGCCGCTGCAAGACGCAGTGCAACACCAAGCAGTGCCCCTGCTACCTGGCTGTGCGCGAGTGCGACCCAGACCTCTGCCTCACCTGCGGTGCCTCGGAGCACTGGGACTGCAAAGTAGTGTCCTGCAAGAACTGCAGCATCCAGCGAGGCCTCAAAAAGGTACTGACAGTGACCAGGCTTGGGGGGAGCcagcaaacagctcctgctgcaggaggagcagggagacaCTGGCAGCTGTATGGCTGTGACCAGGCACTGCCCAACCCCAGTGCgtgtggctctgctgggaggtgaagggctctgctctgctgccatctgctctgcctgtgcccagggTGTGTTAGGAGGCTGTGGGCCTGCTGACCTCTTCCCTTTCACCTTGGCTCCAGCATCTGTTGCTGGCACCATCAGATGTTGCTGGCTGGGGCACCTTCATCAAGGAGTCTGTGCAGAAGAATGAGTTCATCTCTGAGTACtgtggtgaggtcagtgccctATCCATGCCAGTGCTGCAGTGGTGAGGTCAACGCCCTGCCCGTGCCAGTGCTGCagtggtgaggtcagcgccctGCCCGTGCCAGTGCTGCAGTGGTGGGGTCAGTGCCCTGCCCATGCTGCAGTGGTGGGGTCAGTGCCCTGCCTGCACTGGTGCTGCATGTGTTTTGGGACTCATCTGTCCCTCCACCGTGCTGCAGCATGTTGTGTGCATGCTGTTCCCTGGGAGCCCAGCTCtcatctctgctccttccctgggagccctgaggagctcttgttgtggggcaggggctgctttcaggggctgggtgagctgctgctggcaccgtGTGCCTCATGGcattctccctctccagctgatCTCACAGGATGAGGCTGACCGGCGGGGGAAGGTCTATGACAAGTACATGTCCAGCTTCCTCTTCAACCTCAACAATGGTGattgcctgcagctctgtggctggggGAAATTTGGGCTTGCTGGTGGCCAGGGGGTGGCCTCAGACCCCCAGAGCCGCAGACCTGGCCTTACACCCtacctttattcttttttcaaTAGATTTTGTGGTTGATGCCACACGCAAGGGAAACAAAATTCGTTTTGCTAATCACTCAGTGAACCCCAACTGCTATGCCAAAGGTGAGGTGCCCTGCCCAGGCAGACCTCATCGGTGGTTCTGGGGTCCTGCTCTGGGACTGCAGCAGATTCCCTGAGGTCCCTGAGCCTGTGGGAATAGCAGAATTTCAAAGACCTggccagaatcacctctctgcagcaaatcctgctcctgctgctgagggtcccactcagcactgcagtggCCCTGGCCTTGCAAGGAGggacagctgctggagagcagctggggtTCCCCAGGGAGAACCCCCTCCTGATGGGCAAGGGCTGAGGTACCTCCTGGGGGTGCTTAGGCAGAGCAAACATGCTGTGAGAGCTGgcctgagctggagctgcatATCTCTGATGTTGTCTCTCTGGTTGCAGTGGTGATGGTGAATGGAGACCACCGGATAGGGATCTTTGCCAAGAGGGCcatccaggctggggaggagctctTCTTTGACTACAGGTACTTcagggagcagccagctgggCCTGGGGTGCAGGGCTGACCCCACTGCCTGTGCAGACGTTTGTGGGGAGCTCAGGAGGTCATTCTAGCAGCCATGGTGCTCCTGTCTTGTAGGTACAGCCAGGCAGATGCCCTGAAGTACGTTGGCATAGAGAGGGAGACTGACATCATCTAGGCTCCTTGCGGGGCAGCTCGGCATTCCTCACTGCTGCACCTTGTTAGTGATGCCAGGTTTGCTTCACGCTGCCATGACTGCTGCTGTCCTCTTGCTGTGTGTGTCACAAGTGCTGCTGTCCCTCCAGATGCCcagagagagacctggggcagGAATGTGAGTGGCTGCTGACAGGGTGGCACCTCTGCcaacccagggcagggcaagctCTGAAGTGCTGTACTGCAGGCACTTTTCTGGGGTGGAGCCTATGGACCAAGGCAGCTGAGGTTGGAGGAAAGCTGTGGTGCAGGAGGAGAGACAGCCAGACACAAATTCTTAGTCTCTTCTATTTTCTTCTGATTGCTGGAAGAACAAAAATGCACCAAGACTGTGggccatggctgcagcagggaggggctggTGGTCCCCTCCAGGCCTGTCCCTTGGCCTTGGGTGCTACCTCCTGCTATCCATTCTGTCCTGTTGACAAGGATGGTGAAAGGGTTGGAAGCCATAGAGACGTGGATGCAGGGGTCCTTGGGCCTCAGGCTGCTTcactgaggccatttcctttctgccCCAGCTGGCTGGGCAATGGAGATGGCCTGGCCATGGCTGCCCTGGCATGATGcctgaggagaggggagagcagcACTATGCAAAAAGTCACTTTGGATAGGGAGATCACTGAGCTGGTTACAGATGATGTGGGGCAcgaggagcagaggcagcaggaactCGAGAGCCTGAGGAGGCCTTTCTGGCCCGTGACGTCTCTCGGGGCTGTGGGGTGGCTGCTTGGCTGgtggctgtgcagctgtgtggccCTTCtagggctgctgcctgcatgaTTCTGCTGGACGGTTTTGGGGCTGTGGGCTGGGGACTCCCCTTGTGTGGCTGGggctgcacccagagcaggagctgggtctTGGCTACCTTCTGCTCCCCACCAGGCACTAGCAGAGTGGTCACCTCCATCCTCCTCTGTCAGGACAAGGGAGTACTGGGGAATTCGGGAGCCAGCAGAGTGGGTACCCATGGGGCATGAGCCTTTCCTTGCACAGGAGCGTTTGGATGGTGCTGTGCCAAGGTTTggtcagggcacagcagagctgctgttgccTGTGGGGACCCAGGGAAAGCTCCTCAGAAACCTGCCATGGAGGCTCTGACACTGGCCCTGGGGATAAAGGGGCAGAGCTCTCTGGCAGGGTGAGGTTTGGCCTTAGCACTccacacaaaaagaaatagaaagaagCACTTTAAACTGATCCTGCTCGGCCAGCAGCTGGGCCCCGTGTGCTGTGCAGGGTGGGCAGTGTCTGGGGGCATTGCACAGAGGTGAGCAGTGCCCTGGCCCATCTGTGTGGTCCTTGAATGTAGAGAGGGGTTGGGtctgccctgccctccctggcACAGTCCTGCACCATGCCTTTCGCAGTCCCCTCATCCTTCCTGCTGTCTGTGACTCCTTCCTGGGGCTTGGGCGTCTGGAGCAGCATTTATCATAACCCCAGCACCTACCTGAGCCCTGCTCCCTGGCACCTGGCTTGCCCCAGCCTGCTCTCAACTCAGCATCCTCTGCCACTTTGGTCATAGCTGCACTATGCCAGGCTTGTGTCTGTGGTTCGTTGGTGGTGAAAATGCACTTTACAAATACTGTGGCTTGTAGCCTTTGTCACAATAAAGTGGTAGCAAATGTCCTCCCTGGGCTTGCTGGCCTTTGTGacctcaggcagcagctggcagcagccccttCCCTGCTTGTCCTGTGCCTGCCTGCCCCCTCCATGACCATCGGCACCCTGCAGCCCAGTCAGGCTCAGGAGCTGCCCCAACCGGCACTGCCTGCTCGTTGGGAGGTAGCAGAGGTGTGCAGTGCAGAGAGCAGGACGTTGTGTGTGCACGAGCAccgctgcagctcagctgcatccagccctgcctctgcgCCCCGCTCCAGGCTGGGATTCGCTGCTGTCCACGCCGGTCCCTGCCCCAGGCCCCAGGGGAGCCGGGGCGGAGGGGCAGAGGAGCCAGCGAGCGGCTGTCGGGGGGTGTCAAGCGTCTTCATTCTGCCTTTATTGGAGAATCTTCACATCTCATTCAGCGCAACGAGGGGTCGGAAataaagtgcccagcagagccaggcctgTGGGCAGATGAATGCGTTCCTGTAACGTCGCCTCGCCGCAGCACAGcgagagagcagcagctttgctgggaTGAGGACCTGCACTCGGCAAACTGCAGACTACCGGCACACGGAGCGTGGCGCCCGACAGGAGCTTCCGGTTGGAGTTTTATACAAACCGACAGAATAAAAAACCCAGAGTGTGGTGGAGTGTCCGGCAACAAAAACGGTAGAAAGGATTCGTACCTGATGGTGTGAAAGCAGCATCTCAGCAAAGTGCGGTGGCATCATGCGCGGTAGCACCCGGGAGCAGAGGGCGCGCCCAGCGGTGCCCCGGGGCCGGGCACTGTCTGTTCCGTTGTGGCTCTGGCTAAGCGAACAGTAGCGGGGAATCTACGCGCGGGCATTGCGAGCGGGCTGACGGCAGCGGGCAGGGCTGCCGTACCCAGGGTGTCCCCGCCGGAGGCAAGGCAGGATTTGGCAGCAGTGGGAgacagcagcctgcccctggCGCAGGAGCCTCCAGCGTGCCCGGGGTGAGCGGAGCCGGGGCTCGGCAGGTCGCGGCCGCGCTCCGGGGCCAGGTCGGTGGCGGCCGCGGGGGGAATCTGGCGGTCAGTATGGAGAGGTCCAGTCCGATCCGGAGGCGGTGTTGGCAGTTCAGGTGTGCCCGGCCCTTTGGTCCCGCGACGCTCGCTCGCACCCAGACAGCTTccagggctgcaggggctgtgaGCCCGTCCCACCCCCGGGCGCTGCTAGTCCCCTTTCGGCTCCTCCAGGATCTGGGGCAGGTTCTGGTCCTTGCTCACCGACAGTGGCTTGGCAGCGCTGCCGTAGTCCTGCACTGCCTTGGGCTCGTTGGTGTGGTAGGAGCCCTTGTA
This window encodes:
- the EZH1 gene encoding histone-lysine N-methyltransferase EZH1 codes for the protein MAEEKMEMATPATSKCIMYWKRKVKSEYMRLRQLKRFQANMGAKALFVSNFAKVHEKTQILNEDWKKLRVQPVQVMKPVSGHPFLKQCTVESIFPGFPSQTLYMRTLNTVALVPIMYSWSPLQQNFMVEDETVLCNIPYMGDEVKEEDETFIEELINNYDGKVHGEEEMISGSVLISDAVFLELVNALNQYSDEEEEGHNDSEIKQEDGKEELPVTRKRKRIAVEGTKKCSKKRFPNDMIFTAISSMFPEYGFPDDMKERYRELTEVSDPNVLPPQCTPNIDGPCAKSVQREQSLHSFHTLFCRRCFKYDCFLHPFHATPNVYKRKNRETKIEPDPCGADCFLWLEGAKEFAALHNPRSKCSGRRRRRHHLVGASCSSTAASGAAETREGDSDRDTGNEWASSSSEANSRCQTPTKQKLIPASSQLFAVETSQEPVEWTGAEESLFRVFHGTYFNNFCSIARLLGTKTCKQVFQFAVKESLITKLPTNELMNPSQKKKRKHRLWAAHCRKIQLKKDNSPTQVYNYQPCDHPEHPCDSSCPCIMTQNFCEKFCQCNPDCQNRFPGCRCKTQCNTKQCPCYLAVRECDPDLCLTCGASEHWDCKVVSCKNCSIQRGLKKHLLLAPSDVAGWGTFIKESVQKNEFISEYCGELISQDEADRRGKVYDKYMSSFLFNLNNDFVVDATRKGNKIRFANHSVNPNCYAKVVMVNGDHRIGIFAKRAIQAGEELFFDYRYSQADALKYVGIERETDII